A portion of the Tachypleus tridentatus isolate NWPU-2018 unplaced genomic scaffold, ASM421037v1 Hic_cluster_1, whole genome shotgun sequence genome contains these proteins:
- the LOC143241629 gene encoding transmembrane protein 214-A-like, with protein sequence MKATQFPWRWFLVVLISVVTAGVYYDVQVHGSFQKSQTGKFLKDAGVLTVCQQAWRSTSVYLRKAYRWVQSNAPMYSRKVSSFVNYYLEIFWRKLFALCVYLWVSTQGVRDWLNVKIPPLLESLNSKLPVYLEQALAVVLEMLIALQMCLSWLGSHLLYYTSIIGTWLQEYVFTGSLSIENLQKHAVDTGVTIQKYLVSVYHWTARQLSDLASTGK encoded by the exons ATGAAAGCAACACAATTTCCATGGAGGTGGTTCTTAGTGGTTTTAATATCTGTTGTTACTGCTGGAGTTTACTATGATGTCCAGGTGCACGGTTCTTTTCAGA AGTCTCAGACTGGAAAGTTTTTGAAGGATGCTGGTGTCCTGACAGTTTGCCAACAGGCTTGGAGGAGTACATCAGTTTATTTAAGAAAGGCATATag atgGGTTCAAAGTAATGCACCCATGTATTCCAGAAAGGTTTCTTCTTTTGTGAACTACTACCTGGAGATATTTTGGAGAAAGCTTTTTGCCCTCTGTGTGTACCTGTGGGTCAGTACTCAAGGTGTACGAGACTGGCTAAATGTGAAAATTCCACCTTTACTTGAATCG TTGAACAGTAAACTTCCAGTTTACCTGGAGCAGGCCCTAGCCGTGGTGTTGGAGATGTTAATAGCACTTCAGATGTGTTTGTCATGGCTTGGAAGCCACTTGCTGTATTACACCTCAATCATTGGGACGTGGTTACAGGAATATGTTTTCAC GGGCAGTCTTTCCATAGAGAACCTACAGAAACATGCTGTTGATACCGGAGTGACAATACAGAAGTATTTGGTTTCGGTGTACCATTGGACAGCTCGTCAACTTTCTGACTTGGCATCAACTGGTAAATGA
- the LOC143241630 gene encoding uncharacterized protein LOC143241630, producing MKFAIPRIWHKPTDHSSDYYFCMVDPFKCWASKNAFAIMYLDLPSSIALVPHCPELPITTQPERKLPSSEESSKSEYEVYVEDPDYNFIPDWSPRRLYYVSLLSLPLEQQGHRSTLQQEALVTTDRILCREAQC from the coding sequence atgaagttcgctattccaagaatttggcacaaacccactgaccactcaagtgattactacttctgcatggtggaccctttcaAATGTTGGGCTAGCAAAAATGCATTTGCTATCATGTAtttggaccttccatcatccattgccctagtgccacactgccctgagctccctatAACCACTCAGCCAGAGAGAAAGCtaccatcctcagaagagagcagcaaatcagaataTGAGGTAtatgttgaagatccagattacaatttcattCCTGATTGGTCTCCAAGGAGGCTCTACTATgtttccttgttatctttgcctttggaacagcagggacatcgcagcacactacaacaggaagcactggtcacaacAGACCGGATTCTCTGTAGGGAGGCACAGtgttaa